The genomic segment GATGGCATTTCACATGAGTACTCCACACTTGAAAAGCAAAGAAGCTTTTTCTTAATTGTGTCAACAACTCAAGGTGTTACTTACCAATTTTTAattagacttgtgtgtgtgtgtgtgtgtgtgtgtctctaaccCTCAGTCATCCACAgtgaaaggaaggggagaaaactAGCATTACTGAGTGTGTAATAATATAGTTTCTACTCATATGGACTAAAATAGAAGCACTTACCATTTATTCTGCTTACTTTACAACTtccagattaaaaaataaataaataaacaaaaatgggcACATCAGGCGATATTGCGGAAAGGGCAACTAGAACCATCTGAGTATTTTCTATCACTCTTCCCATGCAACAGAGGGAAAACAGGTACAGATCTGGCATGCAATTCAATAATTCAAAAGGGAAGCCCTCTGGAAGACATACAAGTAAATGTACCAGGAAGGTAAAAATGAACAGATGACAGGggagggcgggaggtgggggggagttaaaaaaaaaagaaaaaaaaaagaagttaaaaaacctatccctgaaaaaaaaaattttctagcacagaatttccaaaaggCTAGGACACTTTCTTTTTCTATGCaaaaggaggatgtgtgtgtgtgtccacacacgtgtatgcatgtgagtgcatgtaaatatgtgtgtgtgtgtgcggctgggTAGAGGGGTGGAACAAGGTCACATGTCAAAATAAAGTGAGATGACAATGGTACTAAAAGTAAGAATATGACAGAAAGATTCAGAAGGAAAAATGGAAAATCTTGCAAATGTCAGCTTGGCCATATTTTTAGCTTTGTCATGGATGTTCATTGACAACCATAAAATGAGTAATGTGCTGCAATATTCTAATTCCTACCAAGACATGGAACAAACTCCTCTATagatctgtacaagagggttactGATTATCAGAACAAGCATCATGAAGCACAGTCAGGGAAATATACCAGCAAAACGGCAAATGTGGAGCACAGTCAGGGAAATATACCAGCAAAACGGCAAATGTGGAGCCAGTCAGGGAAATGCACCAGCTAAATGGACAAGGTTTTAAATGATTATAAAATTAATACTCATAAACCGGAAACTATCAATCAATATTCATAAACcggaaacaatcaatcaatcaaatacatactGCTGTAAATTCAAtcagattaaggcagattcatgcgTTATCAAACTGGATAAAGCTGaccgcttttataacaaagttcagcaaagatgttaaatgcatatatgTAAAGAAATTATTTTTGCAAACACGTAATATCTGAATAACAGAGTCTAAAATCACTTTTTACCAAACCTCTCGGAAAGTTAACTTAAATGTATTTCTGATAAATTCAAGATGTTATCTGtcattgcagaaggtttgctgcgcaGTCCAATGGACATTTGTTATAGGTGTTGCTTTTCCATCCATTTTGCTGAtgttactttttttcccctcatttaatatcacttaaagtggaaagacattcaACTGAAGACTACCACAAGGCCCATACATAGTCTGCATGTGTATCTAATGTGAAGGGGGGCAGTATGATTATGTTTtggtgaaaaaagaaaggacattAGTGATGCTAGGAATAGGAGACATCAGGATTTAAATTTGACAAGTATCACAAACAACGTACAGTTTACGGATATTTACACAAAATCATATCAGCAGTAGACAGCCAACACTTCAAGTGCAGTCAAGATTAGATTTCTCAACATTTTACAAAAAGTGTAGAGAAAAAAGATTAAGAAAAGTTACCCTGTTGCAGATAACAGAAGAAACAAGAATCATAATACATTAATAGTATCTAataatacactttttttcttttctttttttttacacacaaatTGAACAGACATTTTTTCAAGATAACAGAAACAATAAGaatcataaaacacacaaaaattgaaCAGCTATCATGAAGGTTAATTTGAACACTACTGACTGATGCTATTGCTAAACATAAACAAGGTGCCAAATACTATTCGTTactcattatttaaaaaaaaaaaaaaaaaaaaaaatccacattgaaAGAGATGCAGTGGCAGAAATCAAAGTATGGTGTGGATGGttgggcagaaaaaacaaaacaaaaaacaacaaaaaacaaaaacaaaaacaaaaaaaaaccgaaagaaaatcACCAAAGCTGGACTGCACTGTTCAGCATTAATTCTACTATTTCTAGTTCAGAATCTGATGCCTTCCTTTGCTCATGTTTACAGCCAAATGATCAGTTTTACCTGCAGTTCCACCACCAATTCCAACTGCAGTTCCATGAAGAAGAAACaatacgaagaagaaaaaaaaaggaaaaaaagaaaaagaaaagaagaaacaactacaatacaacaacaaacaagaaagcaagccacagcacaacactactgaATTCCACTTGGGAAGAATCATTCCTGATCCCATGACTACTGAACCTTGATGATAGGAGACCAGTGTGGCACCAGTGCTGAAGCGCAGTTATCACTTTTTCTGCACTTTTCAATGGTGTCCTTGATTTAGCTGAGCAAAAGTACTGCAGTGATGAGAGGAAGGAGCCCAATCAgaaaatgatgactgacatccttacctgtaagccctgtcttatctcagtgaggtgacagcccttcatgaCCAGAaaactcatcagcagcagtaaaggggttGATTGACAAAGGCGAGCAataattgaaaaataaataaagagaagtGAATGACATACAAATATGCACGCCAATAAACAGATGACTAAGACTGGTGAAGTTGACTACCATCACGAATGATATGGAAACAAAAAggaacaacatcaaaacaaacaaataaaacaatccaACTATTCATGAGTTACTGAGAAACATGTAACTGTACAGATTTCAATcatactgacaaaaaaacaaacaaccataatacaacatacattagACCATATGTCACATACACAATGAAAACAGTCATCTCAAATATCCAGTATAATGTGCACCATGTACATGCTCAAGGGCTTCCAGTATAAAACGAGATGAAAAACCTCACTGAAAAACAAGGGTTAAAAGAAGAGCGTAGGGGCATGCCCTccatccttcccccaccaccacttccatcctCTCTCGCAAACTTTCAGTCCCTCCCCCAACTCAGTGTTCTATCACAATATTCAATCATCCAGTCATGTAACTGATGTATGATTGCCCCCTTCAATAAGCGGCCTTGGCTTAATCTGTAATCATTTCGCTTTCACACTCGGACACTTCCCCTGAAAACATCAGAACAGATAGATCTACCTGTATACTGtaaggtaaaaaacaacaacaacaacaacaacaacaaaaaactcacctTCTGAATCAGTAACATTATCTATCTTATCATGATTatctatatcataattattacttctttttttaaaactttttttgtgtgtgtgtgattggcaaAACTCTTCAACAacttctatgcacacacacagatcaaaatgtATACACTTCATCAGGCTCTTCCGAAACTTTTTGAACAGTTTGGAAAAGTTTGTCACTGGTTTGTATGTGGGCATTTTATCAAATTACCTGAATTGAAATAATCAAAGGCTGTCCCCCATCCCTCAGTATTCGAAATCATTTGATAAAAAGATCAACCATACTCATATTACTGaatactctgtgtgtggggggggtggtgggggggcgggtgggggaggggggggggtggggggtcagaaaTTGGcatcaagtgttgttgttgttttttacagtgaTCTGCTATGTATTTTCCAATCAATGTATCAAAAATTACTTAACAGAGATAGACAAGAACATTTGAGATCAGGTAATACCAAaatgccaattaaaaaaaaaaagagaaaaaaagaaaaagataacatCAAAACAATGCACTTATATACCATAATTGTGAGTAGTGTGAGACCTTCCTCCAATGACAACCGAATTCATAATGCAAGTCATACAGAACATTATGAGATTAGCTGCTCATTCACTAAAATGACACAGATTGTCTTTCCTACTGACAATGGCATGAACATGATTAATTAATGATTACAAAGAATTAAATGCACTGGATGAACTGATCAACATTTTTCGTAATAAAATTACATAAACAACTTTGAGGCTTTAACAACATTTGGTGTAACCAGCACCTCTTTCATTAACAAATGCTCTATCAGTCACCATTCTTACACTATAGTGAGCAAATCtgacatacaatttttttttataaatcagttCCACTCCCTGCAatgaatgacacaacacaatgacatTAGTGTCACTCAGTAACCTACTATGACAGATTAAGGTCAGattaaatcatgattttttttttttaaacacttgaCCTCATATCCTATAGCAATGGAAAACGTATAAtttataaggaaaaaaaacaataactcaAGTCCCTTGATCTTGATAACAGCTGCACTTTAAGCTAATCTAGAGCAACAATACATGAGCTGATAGGAAGAGACTGGTAACTGACATGTCTGGCAGTGTGTCAATAATTCAGCAGATATGCATCACTTTGTCAATGTGTTTGTCtaccatatgcatgcatgtgtgtgtgtgtgtgtgtgtgtgtgtgtgtgtgtgtgtgtgtgtgtgagtgtatgagcatgagtgcatttttgtgtgtatgtgagagaatgTGAGTAGTAATGTatgacgtgtgtatatatatatatatatatatatatatatatatatatgagcatgagagcatttttgtgtgtatgtgagagaatgTGAGTAGTAATGTatgacgtatatatatatttttatatctaTGCTCATTTAAAATTGCTTGGTTGTATTCCTGTATTGTTTTCAGAACTTGCTTAAGTCCCTAAGTTTGAAATTCTTTATCATTATCCCCCATACTATAAAGCCTCCAGATCTCCTGTCCTTTaaatcagatctgaaaacttaagCTTTCAACAAACATTTTTCTTCTGAGCACTATGGGCAGAAAAACGTTTGTTTGTCTAGTCAAATATGCTCTTATAGGAATATGGATAATTTTGTCTAGTCGACTATTTTAAACACTGTTGTATCAATCTGGATAATCACTGATTTGGTTGAAGTGTCTTAGCACTGTGAATGAATCATGATTGTTCCAAGTACAAAAACCAAACATAATAAAACATAGGGGTTTCAAACACAGTCAGGGTGaacaaatgtgtgtttgtgtatgtataccttatgtgtgcacacatgtagggtgggcagggtggggtgcaaatgcatgcatatgtacCACATAGCCTGGATAAGTTAAATGCTGCAGCAAATATGGTTATCTTGACACACCTGACCGACATTATGCTGCCTGTATTGTTTATCCAGGTGGCAGCATAGCGCAGTTACATGCTTAACAAAAAACTATCAGACTGTTCCCCTCTATCACCGGCAATGTTTGCGAAGTTCTAGCAGAAGCAggataatgtaaaaaaataaaatataaataagttGCCATGCTCATGATACTTATGATGAAAAAAATCTTTAAACATGAATGATCTGTCTTTTATCTAGAgggagaaacttttttttctttttttttcttcccctcctcacTTTACAATAAGGAAATTAGAAAATACTCTGGGTTTCATGTTCATAAAAATTGAGCAAAAGATTCAGAAAGTAATTACTCAATAAATAATCAGTATCTTTAAGATCATAAAAAGTTTGAGCCCACACAACTATGCTGCTTCAAGTAAGCGCAGTTTTTTGGTttgtatatcatgtgtgtgtgtgtgtgcgtgtatgtgtgtgtgtgtgtatgtgcagagtATGCTGAAAAACTACTGTTTTCAAATGACAAAGGAAGCAgtctcactttcagtttcaaaaaggtgtcaaaacatgcaaactgatccatatatatatagatatagagataagctatatcacatctgcttttgaaaataaaaataaatggggAGTatatgcctgacctacacataaacccaacatgctggtaAGATCTTGATAGTCTTCTCTAGGAATGTATCATTCTAAAAGAATATCAATTATTATGTTGATCCCACAAATATATAAGGTGAAAAACATATTTTGTAAAACACATTTGTCAAACTGAATAACTTGTACTTACATAACTGCAAAAGGTGCTTCACTGTTGCAAagttacacacagaaacaaaaagtcACAACTGAACGGATTGTATAAAATTTATCTTTTTGATCCGGAGTGCCTGACATgacctgtctgtcttttgtcaaTGACTGGCAAAGGACAAAAAACACATATTGCAAAAAAGCACACGCGTATACAACTGCAAGAGCACATCATGTGATGTCCACTTTAAGTACACAGCATTGTGTTTGAGATGTGACAAATGTTTCTGCatgtattttgtatgtgtgtgatgtttgcacAGAATTGTAAATAATGTATTAAatgggattgtattgtattgctttttttgtcatggcagatttctctgtgtgaaattccggcttcCCTGGCCTGAGAGAGCAcctcaccacagtgcagtgccacccccctgtgtgtgtgtgtgtgtgtgtgtgtgtgtgtgtgtgtgtgtgtgtgtgtgtgtgtgtgtgcatacattaaTCTATGATGTGCATGAAAGACTCAATAAAAATCTCACATTCAATACTGAGCGACATAATAATGGTACATAATAAACTAATCACTGGTTGAGTCAAGCTGGTCCCAGAAAAAACTGAAGGGCAGTGATTGCATTATCACATCTATCAGGGCAGTTTAGTTATTTCACTTGTACAACACTTAAGACTGGCCACCCATACAACTGACATGATACCATGATCAAGAGATTCTGGTCAAATGACAAAATCTGAATATGTTATAACGTTGGTTTGTTGTATAATAACATGCCCTTTTTGGACTGCcataatctctttctttctcttactttccCTCTTTGCTTCCATCTTGAATTTCACTTTATCTGTAAAAAATCTTTTAATTCTGTATTGTCTCCCTCTTACATAATTTCACTGTATCTGTATATATTACTCTAATTCAAAAGGAACACTGTTTTATAAATGGACACTTACATGATTAAATTCATAAATTCTGGACAGACttgaaaagaatgaatgattcCAAACATGAAGGCTAAAACTAGGTTAGTCCTTTGATTGCCACTAAGTTATGATAAATGTATTGCAGTACACTACCAGTTACAAACATCTACCTACTCAGAATGCTAAACAGGTTTGGTGCACGCAGAAAtgtatatatacctgtgtgtgtgtgtgtgtgtgtgtgtgtgtgtgtgtgtgtgtgtgtgtgtgtgtgtacaagtgcaaGTGAGAGATTAGGGAGTGCAGATGAATGTGTGCtctgttgtgtgtattttttactGATATGTATCTAATCTATTGATGTGTGCATTCACATGTCTGCTCATgtctgtgcatatatgtatgctcATGTGTGaacatttcatttttcattccATTTCCATGTCAACTAAAACTTGATCACTAACATCCAAACTATTCTTCCCAGACAAGAACTcttttcaatgaaaagaaaatcgACACACACAACTCAGGAAAAACAACATCAGtcgtccctctcttttttttccccagagttaagtatgtgtaattaaaaatatttttttggtaTACGATTCTGAGCATTCTACTTGCTTTTGTCTGTACCTATATCCCCGTTGACATCCTGAACCAACAGCTGCTTGCCCTCCACCGTCTCAATGTCAGGCCCCAGGTAGATACGGCGTGTGTAGCGGATGACGACCCGCTCCATGAACACGGACGCCATGTACCAGAGCGGCAGATACTCCAGGGTGACCAGCCCCATGAAGTCCCCGTGGAAGGGCGTGTAGTCCCAGGGGCAGGCGTCAAACTGCCGCAGCAGCAGCCCCGTGCTGAACTCCCAACAGTAGGTCCACACCGTGTACACCGCGCACCGCACCAGCAGGTGTGTGTTCCTGGCCTTCATTGCCAGGTACATCTGTTCCAGCACCAGTACCGACAGGCCGTAGATGGGGAAGGACCACACGCTCGTCACCCCTGGGAGTTTAAGGTTGAAGTTGACCACAAACTCCCACAGGGCCGTGAACATCACCTCGGCTGCATAGCCATGAATGGCATAGATGTAGAACCGACCGACCAGCGTCAGTGCCTCCAGTTTCGTCATGGTTCTCCCTGTCAAACTGTGTAAAAAAATCAAGAATgctaaaatcaaaacaaaaaacaacaacacatatatttGTAATAAACAAAGCAACCACCAGAACAAATGCTTCCCTTTGTCTGAATGATCGAAACACATCTTCCCACAAAACTACCACATCATCTGTttacagaaaaagagacaaagattgTGAAAGGTTTGGTTTAATCCTACATCTGGTTCTCAAGTAATCAGGAATCTTGACTTGTCACTTCTGCTGGGGCATGGTACTTACCTTCTGTAAACAGAATAGATGTATAGAACAatatgatagtggaggaaaacaagtacagATAAAAGACTTAAAACTCTTTCATTTCTAAATGGAAAAAAGTATTTTTTCAGAGATTCTcatcatcttttttatttttttaagatgaaaataaagaagaagaaaggcaagaTGTGGAGGAGAGAAGGTGGTTACAAAAACTGCTAGTGGGGGCCATTAGAATTCTCTCTTTTGGAGAGAGCCATCGTCTTACAGAACATAAAAGTAATAATTCCTTGCTAAAATCAATATTCTTTTAATAGttttatttagagagagagaggaagtggccgtaagtctagcatgaaaggtagagcacgatgctttgcaaatcaaacaaatattggcatcatttccaaaccaacattgcgcaaatttcttcaaaacggaacagagtctctgtgggtttttccaaataccacagactgagcaacacactagacgccacgttcttggcatcagagatcttttcccatccctcttgcggccaattaGTGGCAGcctcagtgcgtgtgtgtatgtgtgggtctgtgtgtttgagtgcgtttgtgcatgcgcgagggtgtaagtgtacacaagtgtcaggagagttctgtgcatgtgtgtatgtgtgtgtgtgaggggagggggagggggaggggggaggactgcggggggggtgggggtggggggtagaggatgaggtatgtgtgtgtatgcatgtctacactgtgggagcaacggaatattggaacgcgcgggtgtgtgtatatatatatatatctttgtatataattatgtgtgtggggttaggggtgggggatatgggcgtatgtgtgtgtgcttgtacaagtaagtgtgcatctgttcatctgtgtgtgtgtgtgtgtgtgtgtgtgtgccgtggaagctgcgatatgtagcctagaaatgagtgtgtggaggagggtggtagaggaggtgcaggataat from the Babylonia areolata isolate BAREFJ2019XMU chromosome 21, ASM4173473v1, whole genome shotgun sequence genome contains:
- the LOC143296365 gene encoding transmembrane protein 229B-like; this translates as MTKLEALTLVGRFYIYAIHGYAAEVMFTALWEFVVNFNLKLPGVTSVWSFPIYGLSVLVLEQMYLAMKARNTHLLVRCAVYTVWTYCWEFSTGLLLRQFDACPWDYTPFHGDFMGLVTLEYLPLWYMASVFMERVVIRYTRRIYLGPDIETVEGKQLLVQDVNGDIGTDKSK